In a genomic window of Zonotrichia albicollis isolate bZonAlb1 chromosome 7, bZonAlb1.hap1, whole genome shotgun sequence:
- the PPRC1 gene encoding peroxisome proliferator-activated receptor gamma coactivator-related protein 1, translated as MAARRGGAVPAANGAGTGGAAAAAAPRGLASGGALREPPFRAGSPLQCFSLEDDDLNLTSLDAETILEAEEILGTMQNYLDSSVISIIEDLSLSEQSKACLDAQNELSLLTAITEILDSTDDETLSPFDTIMDAELLTSPRERENTSFQKFLTLSRPLLECESPTLEQPKALRPLSSSSSSVSVAGKTDTDVAWDRATHGLEDPVLPKKQVCSTPRVERKVGWHRAREQPLPQRSDGEEEEEEAALNLEIDRSVEAVNFCVSEAGVALEEHEDPCIINTGDVSLSELVKSMHPYCLPTFTVCLDPDTEPVAKELLSSSVLLEIVPGEGESVEIPVVLQPLTPNSPDLEPQLLGVEETTGESIPENRGELPGAPTQENRLEEEKEEKLPGKEPSCSTAEATSPLETAAPGASGPSKSSWHSTEAPAGGKRECSEKGRGRERSRKSRKKKAAEDQSKQARPGRDCVAHRLRSAGSGQPHAQPAISRQRAECPSVQVSDFLAQQLERARKEGQMELHAERAPRPRGRPQSTAAALLPKKVKQELQKEPAPETVNAALEKNKTLVSLEKTAPSVEGQSAAECPSPTDQAEGQGDAQPSAGQSSGVSEAASQLPEQGAGLEPAQRVPAAEPSEGLPKEAKPKALSLREYRIRMLHRQPSAGGSQEGKKQVASKWPSVPEPPTELAEIPCLVSPVRSATEADSAQKGPDKPTSPAAVPSPASKAPAALPSAPAPAAAPPPPSAPMPFVAPNVPPAAGVAPTGMPPASAGAYALYPPVPSWPCFSPQPMGCHGLPPPPSASSSSAFHMVPGLPPPAMAWPPPPLPPPPPFGPGGPYAPVGWAPPSYWPGIPVPPPVPSLAYRDPGAAVQATTAFPAGSHPGTAPLHGQSPAAPMLSCPEPPAFPAQSPAAPSSEMGPAGGPARPAAGRVSDPRRQARLAGESSLPKAPLAPAQPLPAPSAATAQPSRVPPAVPVPQAVPTQPPEESQAATPHQLPKVPPAAICCPAEVSPAPVGESPGTQDMEKAVEPGKEAAEKVPLEPKAAAGQEVPGQKSTSQAVAPPRKAGRESSLPTKAPTVRPWRHQPLLSPAQPRDSSKDIVQAFISEIGIEATDLSSLLEQFEKSEAKKEETPVQPPEERQLTGSSGPETQQEAPTQQDRKPTDGLQASELANVAGLTPPATPPHQLWKPLPAVSLLAKTKSPGSMPQEGPQKSTKLMKAKPLLPNKIQVKSMVPAPASTAPSHVCSGDHDYCILGAPQPESSNSPGTQPPAEGGSRWNVKHHRDITIKPISSLTKRTLDQPEPTPPAPDTTMGHSPEPLGMACPAPLDYRTTIPSKGSTGCSSPPTSVLLSPAASPCREQEVRTAGAQPSHAAAKRSLRCYRRPQDSPSPSADSWRAGRSRASRSFSSSSDGASESSSSSSSSSSRSRSRSLSPPPKRWRRYRSRCSHSSSSRSSCGSCGRSRDRSSSSSSTSSYSSRSTSRSQSRSPSPRGRSSRWRRYSYDAQDHYQRQRILQKERAIEERRVVFIGKIPSRMTRSELRHRFSVFGDIEECTLHFRSEGDNYGFVTYRYAEEAFAAIESGHKLRRPDEQPFDLCFGGRRQFCRRNYADLDSNREDFDPAPVKSKFDSLDFDTLLRQAQRSLRR; from the exons atggcggcgcggcggggcggaGCGGTGCCCGCCGCCAACGGGGCCGGGACCGGTGGCGCTGCCGCCGCGGCCGCTCCGCGGGGCCTGGCGAGCGGTGGAGCCCTGCGCGAGCCGCCTTTCCGCGCCGGCAGCCCTCTGCAG TGCTTTTCCCTTGAGGACGATGACCTGAACTTAACATCGTTGGATGCAGAAACCATCTTAGAGGCTGAAGAGATCCTGGGCACAATGCAGAACTATCTTGACTCCTCTGTGATCTCCATCATTGAGGATCTTTCTCTGAGCGAG CAGAGCAAGGCCTGCCTGGATGCTCAGAACGAGCTGTCCCTGCTGACTGCCATCACAGAGATCCTGGACAGCACAGATGATGAGACCTTGTCCCCCTTTGACACCATCATGGATGCAGAGCTGCTGACCTCACCTCGTGAGCGGGAGAATACCTCG TTTCAGAAGTTTCTCACCTTATCCCGCCCGTTGCTGGAGTGTGAGAGCCCTACCCTGGAGCAACCTAAGGCTCTCAggcctctcagcagcagcagcagcagtgtctcCGTGGCTGGGAAG ACTGACACAGATGTGGCCTGGGACCGTGCTACTCATGGCCTCGAGGACCCAGTGCTGCCAAAGAAGCAAGTCTGCAGTACCCCGAGAGTGGAGAGGAAGGTGGGCTGGCACCGAGCCCgagagcagcccctgccacaGCGCAGTGAtggggaggaagaagaggaagaggctGCCTTGAACCTGGAGATAGACAGAAGCGTGGAAGCTGTGAATTTCTGTGTGAGCGAGGCAGGGGTGGCGCTGGAGGAGCATGAAGACCCCTGCATCATCAACACAGGTGACGTATCCCTGAGCGAGCTGGTGAAGTCCATGCACCCCTACTGCCTGCCCACCTTCACTGTGTGCCTGGACCCTGACACGGAGCCTGTGGCCAAGGAGCTTCTGAGCAGCTCTGTCTTGCTGGAAATTGTGCCTGGAGAGGGAGAGAGTGTGGAGATCCCTGTGGTTCTGCAGCCCTTGACTCCCAACTCCCCTGACCTGGAGCCCCAACTCCTGGGAGTAGAGGAGACTACTGGGGAGTCAATCCCAGAAAATCgtggggagctgccaggagctCCAACCCAGGAAAATAGgttggaagaggagaaggaggaaaaactgCCTGGGAAGGAGCCTTCATGCAGTACTGCAGAGGCCACCTCCCCCCTGGAgacagcagcacctggagcctCAGGTCCCAGCAagagctcctggcacagcacagaagCCCCAGCAGGTGGAAAACGTGAATGCTCTGAGAAGGGACGGGGCCGTGAGAGATCAAGGAAGAGTCggaaaaagaaagcagcagaggaCCAAAGCAAGCAGGCCCGGCCTGGCAGGGACTGTGTAGCCCACCGGCTCCGTTCCGCTGGCTCTGGACAGCCCCATGCCCAGCCAGCCATCAGCAGGCAGCGGGCAGAGTGTCCCTCTGTTCAGGTCTCAGActtcctggcacagcagctggagagagcacGGAAGGAGGGGCAGATGGAGCTGCATGCTGAACGGGCACCTCGGCCCCGGGGCAGgcctcagagcacagcagcgGCTTTGCTGCCCAAGAAGGtgaagcaggagctgcagaaggagCCGGCACCAGAAACCGTGAATGCGGCCCTGGAGAAGAACAAGACTCTGGTGTCTCTGGAGAAGACTGCACCAAGCGTGGAGGGGCAGTCAGCAGCTGAATGTCCCAGCCCAACAGACCAGGCTGAGGGCCAGGGAGATGCACAGCCATCTGCTGGACAGAGCAGTGGGGTCTCGGAGGCTGCCTCTCAGCTCCCAGAGCAaggtgctgggctggagcctgcccagagggtgccagcagcagagccaagtgAGGGCCTGCCTAAGGAAGCCAAACCCAAGGCCTTGAGCCTGCGTGAGTACCGCATCCGCATGCTGCACCGTCAGCCCAGCGCGgggggcagccaggagggcaagAAGCAAGTGGCCAGCAAGTGGCCCAGTGTCCCCGAGCCTCCGACAGAGCTGGCAGAGATCCCCTGCCTGGTGTCACCCGTGCGCTCCGCCACCGAGGCGGACAGTGCTCAGAAGGGACCGGACAAAcccaccagccctgctgctgtcccttctcCTGCCAGCAAAGCTCCCGCTGCTCTGCCTTCAGCCCCAGCACCTGCCGCAGCTCCACCACCGCCATCAGCACCAATGCCTTTTGTCGCACCAAACGTgcccccagctgctggggtggcCCCCACTGGGATGCCGCCAGCCTCTGCCGGTGCTTATGCCCTTTACCCACCAGTGCCTTCCTGGCCCTGCTTCAGCCCGCAGCCCATGGGCTGCCATGGTTTGCCCCCAccacccagtgccagctcctccaGTGCTTTTCACATGGTGCCTGGCCTCCCACCTCCGGCCATGGCCTGGCCCCCTCCACCTTTGCCACCCCCGCCTCCATTTGGCCCAGGTGGCCCCTATGCCCCAGTTGGGTGGGCACCACCATCCTACTGGCCTGGAATCCCCGTGCCGCCTCCGGTGCCTTCCCTTGCGTACAGGGACCCTGGAGCGGCAGTGCAGGCCACCACTGCCTTCCCAGCTGGCAgccaccctggcacagcccctctgcATGGGCAGTCTCCTGCTGCCCCTATGCTCAGCTGCCCGGAGCCACCAGCCTTCCCTGCCCAGTCACCTGCTGCCCCAAGCAGCGAGATGGGGCCTGCAGGTGGCCCGGCCAGGCCGGCAGCTGGCAGGGTGTCAGATCCCAGGAGGCAGGCAAGGCTGGCAGGAGAGAGCTCCCTCCCCAAGGCCCCTctggccccagcccagcccctgccagccccctcagctgccactgcccagcccagcagggtccctcctgcagtgccagtcccccaggctgtccccaccCAGCCTCCGGAGGAGTCCCAAGCTGCTACTCCCCACCAGCTCCCAAAGGTCCCCCCAGCTGCCATCTGCTGCCCAGCAGAGGTGTCTCCTGCCCCTGTTGGGGAGTCCCCTGGCACCCAAGACATGGAGAAGGCTGTAGAGCCAGGGAAGGAGGCAGCGGAGAAAGTCCCCTTGGAGCCCAAGGCAGCTGCCGGGCAGGAGGTGCCTGGCCAAAAATCCACCTCCCAGGCTGTGGCACCACCACGGAAAGCAGGTCGAGAGAGCAGCCTTCCCACCAAGGCACCCACTGTGCGGCCATGGAGGCACCAGCCActcctcagcccagcccagcccagagacAGCAGCAAGGACATTGTGCAAGCCTTCATCAGTGAGATTG GGATTGAAGCCACCGACCTGTCCAGCCTGCTGGAGCAGTTTGAGAAGTCTGAAG CCAAGAAGGAGGAAACTCCTGTACAGCCCCCTGAGGAAAGACAGCTgacagggagctctgg ACCTGAAACCCAGCAGGAAGCACCAACCCAGCAGGACAGGAAGCCCACAGATGGGCTGCAGGCCTCTGAGCTGGCCAATGTGGCAG GCCTCACGCCCCCAGCGACACCTCCTCACCAGCTCTGGAAGCCTTTGCCTGCTGTCTCACTGCTGGCCAAGACCAAGTCACCTGGATCCATGCCCCAGGAAGGGCCCCAGAAGTCAACCAAGCTGATGAAAGCCAAACCACTGCTCCCAAACAAGATCCAGGTGAAGAGCATggtgccagcccctgccagcacagcccccagccacGTCTGCTCGGGAGACCACGACTACTGCATCCTGGGTGCACCGCAGCCCGAGAGCAGCAACAGCCCTGGCACGCAGCCCCCTGCCGAGGGAGGCTCCCGCTGGAATGTCAAACACCACCGGGACATCACTATCAAACCCATCTCCTCCTTAACCAAACGGACGCTGGACCAACCTGAGCCCACCCCTCCAGCCCCCGACACCACCATGGGGCACAGCCCGGAGCCCCTGGGGAtggcctgcccagctcccctggatTATCGGACTACcatccccagcaagggcagcacTGGGTGCAGCAGTCCCCCCACCTCAGTGCTCCTGTCTCCAGCTGCATCCCCCTGCCGGGAGCAGGAGGTGCGGACTGCcggtgcccagcccagccatgctGCTGCCAAGAGGTCCCTGCGCTGCTACCGGAGACCCCAGGACtcacccagcccctctgccgACAGCTGGAGGGCTGGCCGGAGCCGTGCCAGCCGTTCTTTCAGCTCCAGTTCGGATGGAGCTAGCGAGtcctcatcttcatcttcatcctcGTCCTCCCGGTCCCGCTCACGGTCGCTCTCCCCACCTCCCAAGCGGTGGCGAAG GTACCGCTCAAGATgttcccacagctcctcctctcGCTCCAGCTGTGGGTCATGTGGCAGGTCCCGGGACAGgtcctcatcctcatcatcaaCATCCTCCTACTCATCCAGGTCCACATCCCGCAGCCAGTCCCGCTCCCCCTCGCCCCGCGGGAGGAGTAGCAGGTGGAGAAG ATACAGCTATGATGCACAGGACCACTACCAAAGGCAGAGGATCCTCCAGAAGGAACGTGCAATA GAGGAGCGGCGAGTTGTGTTTATCGGCAAGATCCCCAGCAGGATGACACGGTCAGAGCTGCGGCACCGCTTCTCTGtgtttggggacattgaggagtGTACCCTGCATTTCCGCTCCGAGGG GGATAACTATGGCTTTGTCACCTACCGGTATGCTGAGGAAGCCTTTGCTGCCATCGAGAGTGGGCACAAGCTGCGGCGCCCAGACGAGCAGCCCTTCGACCTGTGCTTTGGTGGCCGCAGGCAGTTCTGCAGGAGGAACTATGCTGACTTGG ATTCAAACCGTGAGGATTTTGACCCAGCTCCCGTCAAGAGCAAGTTTGACTCCCTGGACTTTGACACTCTGCTGCGGCAGGCACAGCGCAGCCTGCGGAGGTAG